A DNA window from Enterobacter cloacae subsp. cloacae ATCC 13047 contains the following coding sequences:
- a CDS encoding MutS-related protein — protein sequence MEFISILYATLDGNRQHTLRKNEPACFADLNLDKVITSITHGREVYNIKPFFYSPLEYLDDIYYRQGIIQDVGNENLYSAIKEFSSDMQKIREISGEKEYRYYHYQQRRWELECILLYCQSVTKLREHLSSLLLGSSGMTNFRNYLSGYIDSENFKSLSAMANRIKDNLEGIRYNLRIKGDTINVEHHADEINYSDKIINVFSKFKQRDVTVKLDFKSHDTVMTNVEARILECVARLFPSVFSELDTFIETRSDYQSHTLNIFEREIQFYLASIEYFRNFQNAGLSFCIPEINVNNKNITVTNGFDLALAYSLLKKKENVVCNDFQLRECERILVVSGPNQGGKTTFARMIGQLHYLALLGLYVPAEDANLFLVDNIFTHFEKSENIHNLRGKLYDDLVRIKSILDVATSKSLIIMNEIFTSTTSHDALYLGTQIIKKIVMLDALCVCVTFIDELTRLDRAIVSMMSTVENDERASRTYRIARKPSDGVAWSATLVQKYGLTYEKIKGEVNG from the coding sequence ATGGAATTTATAAGCATATTGTATGCCACACTCGACGGAAACCGTCAGCATACACTCAGAAAAAATGAACCTGCATGTTTTGCTGATTTAAACCTTGATAAAGTTATCACTTCGATAACTCATGGTCGGGAAGTGTATAATATTAAACCATTTTTTTATTCACCATTAGAATATCTTGACGATATCTACTATCGGCAGGGTATAATTCAGGATGTTGGAAATGAAAATCTCTATAGTGCTATAAAGGAATTCTCATCTGACATGCAGAAAATTAGAGAGATTTCAGGGGAAAAGGAGTACCGGTACTATCATTATCAGCAAAGACGCTGGGAACTTGAGTGTATACTACTTTATTGTCAGTCGGTTACAAAACTTCGGGAGCATTTAAGCTCGTTGTTACTTGGGTCGTCCGGTATGACAAATTTTAGAAATTATCTTTCCGGGTACATTGATAGTGAGAATTTTAAAAGTTTATCCGCAATGGCAAACCGGATAAAAGATAATCTTGAGGGAATTCGCTATAATCTCAGAATTAAAGGTGACACAATCAATGTGGAACACCATGCAGATGAAATAAACTATAGCGATAAGATTATTAATGTTTTCTCAAAATTCAAACAACGTGATGTAACGGTTAAACTTGATTTTAAGAGTCATGACACTGTCATGACTAATGTTGAAGCCAGAATTCTGGAGTGCGTTGCCAGACTTTTTCCGTCTGTTTTTTCTGAGCTCGATACATTTATTGAAACCAGAAGCGATTATCAGAGTCATACACTGAACATTTTTGAACGTGAAATCCAGTTTTATCTGGCCAGCATCGAATATTTCCGCAACTTTCAGAACGCCGGATTATCATTTTGTATTCCTGAGATAAATGTTAATAATAAAAATATAACAGTCACCAACGGATTTGATCTGGCTCTTGCTTATTCACTTCTGAAGAAAAAAGAGAATGTAGTATGTAATGATTTTCAGTTGCGGGAATGTGAACGCATTTTAGTTGTTTCTGGCCCTAATCAGGGAGGGAAAACCACATTTGCCAGAATGATCGGACAGTTGCACTATCTGGCTTTGCTGGGGCTATACGTTCCCGCAGAGGATGCGAATTTGTTTCTGGTCGATAATATTTTTACTCATTTTGAAAAAAGCGAAAATATTCATAATCTTAGGGGTAAATTGTATGACGACCTTGTACGGATCAAATCTATACTTGATGTGGCTACATCAAAAAGCCTTATTATCATGAATGAGATTTTTACCTCAACAACTTCACACGACGCGTTATACCTTGGAACCCAAATTATTAAAAAAATAGTGATGCTGGATGCACTTTGTGTATGTGTGACTTTTATCGATGAACTCACCAGACTGGATCGGGCTATCGTCAGTATGATGAGTACGGTGGAAAATGATGAAAGGGCTTCACGAACCTACAGGATTGCCAGAAAACCTTCGGATGGCGTGGCGTGGTCAGCGACATTGGTTCAGAAGTATGGTCTGACATATGAAAAAATAAAAGGGGAGGTGAATGGATGA
- a CDS encoding IS5-like element IS903B family transposase, with product MKDQITYLPDNADRSVAKQKFKITNWPTYNKALINRGSITFWLDDEAIQAWYESATPSSRGRPQRYSDLAITTVLVIKRVFRLTLRAAQGFIDSIFSLMNVPLRCPDYSCVSRRAKSVNVSFKTPTRGEIAHLVIDSTGLKVFGEGEWKVKKHGQERRRIWRKLHLAVDSKTHEIICADLSLNNVTDSEAFPGLIRQTHRKIRSAAADGAYDTRLCHDELRRKKISALIPPRKGAGYWPGEYADRNRAVANQRMTGSNARWKWTTDYNRRSIAETAMYRVKQLFGGSLTLRDYDGQVAEAMALVRALNKMTKAGIPESVRIA from the coding sequence TTGAAGGATCAGATCACGTATCTTCCCGACAACGCAGACCGTTCCGTGGCAAAGCAAAAGTTCAAAATCACCAACTGGCCCACCTACAATAAAGCCCTCATCAACCGTGGCTCCATAACTTTCTGGCTGGATGATGAAGCTATTCAGGCCTGGTATGAGTCAGCAACACCTTCTTCACGAGGCAGACCTCAGCGCTATTCTGACCTTGCCATCACTACTGTGCTGGTCATTAAACGCGTATTCAGGCTGACCCTGCGGGCTGCGCAGGGCTTTATTGATTCCATTTTTTCTCTGATGAACGTTCCGCTACGCTGCCCGGATTACAGCTGTGTCAGCAGGCGGGCAAAGTCGGTTAATGTCAGTTTCAAAACGCCCACCCGGGGTGAAATCGCACACCTGGTAATTGATTCCACCGGGCTGAAGGTCTTCGGTGAAGGCGAGTGGAAAGTCAAAAAGCATGGCCAGGAACGCCGCCGTATCTGGCGTAAGCTGCATCTCGCCGTTGACAGTAAAACACATGAAATCATCTGCGCTGACCTGTCGCTGAACAACGTTACGGACTCAGAGGCCTTCCCCGGGTTAATCCGGCAAACCCACCGGAAAATCAGGTCAGCCGCCGCCGATGGCGCTTACGATACCCGGCTATGTCACGATGAACTGCGGCGTAAGAAAATCAGCGCGCTTATCCCTCCCCGAAAAGGTGCGGGTTACTGGCCCGGTGAATATGCAGACCGTAACCGTGCAGTGGCTAATCAGCGAATGACCGGGAGTAATGCGCGGTGGAAATGGACAACAGATTACAACCGTCGCTCGATAGCGGAAACGGCGATGTACCGGGTAAAACAGCTGTTCGGGGGTTCACTGACGCTGCGTGACTACGATGGTCAGGTTGCGGAGGCTATGGCCCTGGTACGAGCGCTGAACAAAATGACGAAAGCAGGTATACCTGAAAGCGTGCGTATTGCCTGA
- a CDS encoding MutS-related protein — MNVYLMYKDADFVLDDIFPDNFNIQVRDLGLDVLFQSLSAGDEFLYSVVKKACSQSLADVPCIEYRQAILRDCLYNSNIIREFYQAVLECLTMEKEKLHYIVFGHSPSAMLHQSISFTRFFLENLKKVRAIAEKNIYFFESSGMTRLLKMIIQELNEDYLRGIEEHLKQMDFKRGVLMSAKLGPGSRGDEYILREPNSPDKCWFRRIFSRRPEHYSVQIAPRDENGFRALSDLRDEGLVLVASAMAQSTEHLRNFFKSLRAELGFYVCCINLAEELNKRNLPQCFPVPVYKRERRLVFESLYDVCLGLTSDKNIVGNTLKTDNKNTFIITGANQGGKSTFLRSIGLAQIMMQSGMFVVAEYFCTDICGQIFTHYKCEEDSSMVSGKLDEELLRMRDIVDLLEQDDLVLFNESFSATNSREGADIIRGIVMALAESRVKIFFVTHCSEFACAFYQEFHPDTEYLCAERRDDGERTFRIEEGAPMDTSFGEDLYQAVFTSDELA; from the coding sequence ATGAACGTATATCTGATGTATAAAGATGCTGATTTTGTTTTGGATGATATTTTCCCGGATAATTTCAATATCCAGGTGAGAGATCTGGGGTTGGATGTATTATTCCAGAGTCTTTCTGCTGGGGATGAGTTTTTATATTCAGTGGTCAAAAAAGCCTGTTCTCAGTCGCTTGCTGACGTTCCGTGTATTGAGTACAGACAGGCTATTTTGCGTGACTGTCTTTATAACTCAAATATTATCAGGGAATTTTATCAGGCGGTTCTTGAGTGCCTGACGATGGAGAAAGAAAAACTTCACTACATTGTATTTGGTCATTCCCCCTCAGCAATGCTTCATCAGTCAATTTCCTTCACTAGATTTTTCCTTGAAAATTTAAAGAAAGTCAGAGCTATTGCTGAAAAAAATATTTATTTTTTTGAGTCATCCGGAATGACTCGCCTCCTGAAGATGATTATCCAGGAACTGAATGAGGATTATCTGAGGGGTATAGAAGAACATCTTAAACAGATGGACTTCAAAAGAGGCGTATTAATGAGTGCCAAGCTTGGTCCGGGAAGTCGTGGAGACGAGTATATTCTCAGAGAACCCAACTCGCCGGATAAGTGCTGGTTCAGGCGCATTTTCTCAAGGAGACCTGAACATTACTCGGTTCAAATAGCCCCTCGTGATGAAAATGGCTTCAGAGCACTTAGCGATTTACGGGATGAGGGACTGGTACTGGTTGCTAGTGCAATGGCGCAGTCTACAGAGCATTTACGGAATTTTTTCAAATCACTGCGTGCAGAGCTAGGATTTTATGTGTGCTGTATTAACCTTGCTGAAGAATTAAATAAACGCAATTTACCCCAGTGTTTCCCTGTTCCTGTATATAAACGAGAGCGTCGTCTGGTTTTTGAATCGTTGTATGATGTTTGTCTGGGGCTTACATCAGACAAGAATATCGTCGGCAATACATTAAAGACTGATAATAAAAACACATTCATTATTACCGGTGCAAATCAGGGCGGGAAGTCTACCTTTTTACGTAGTATTGGACTGGCACAGATAATGATGCAAAGTGGAATGTTTGTCGTGGCTGAGTATTTCTGTACCGATATTTGCGGTCAAATCTTTACTCACTATAAGTGTGAAGAGGATAGCTCTATGGTTAGTGGAAAACTGGATGAAGAGCTCCTGCGTATGCGCGATATCGTTGATCTTCTGGAACAAGACGATCTTGTCCTGTTCAATGAGTCGTTTTCAGCGACCAACAGCCGGGAAGGGGCTGATATTATCAGGGGGATTGTGATGGCGCTTGCAGAGAGCAGGGTAAAAATTTTTTTTGTTACCCATTGTTCAGAGTTTGCCTGCGCGTTTTATCAGGAATTCCATCCAGATACCGAATATCTGTGTGCTGAAAGACGAGACGATGGTGAAAGGACGTTCAGGATCGAGGAGGGAGCACCGATGGATACTAGCTTTGGTGAAGACTTATATCAGGCGGTTTTTACATCTGATGAGCTTGCATGA
- a CDS encoding integrase domain-containing protein has product MAKLNKNLKTLARQAGGSFKTVADRMKIADRFAARLQSLNIQIRDIKNIKTGHVELYVRSRLAEDISKRTLQNEMSAIRSLLRVAGKTFMADPSHEKLSNEALNISGTSRDGTKVAITDEHLDSVLSLVKEKDEGVAVAIQLSRLLGLRTEETIQSVKSLSTWKKALQNGENKIRVVFGTKGGRPRDTTIIKREETLKLLSSALKYTAEHNGKLIDKPSLHLAIERYRNIVREAGMVGEFAPHSLRYAYTQDVIGLYLEHGFSVKEAQALASMDLGHGDGRGHYVARIYSKTKS; this is encoded by the coding sequence ATGGCTAAATTGAATAAAAATTTGAAAACACTTGCCAGACAGGCAGGTGGAAGTTTTAAGACTGTTGCCGATCGGATGAAAATAGCCGACAGATTTGCTGCCCGGTTGCAAAGTCTTAATATTCAGATTAGGGACATTAAAAATATTAAAACAGGGCATGTTGAATTATATGTTCGCAGCCGTCTTGCGGAAGACATATCAAAACGCACCCTGCAAAATGAAATGTCCGCCATTCGTTCTTTGTTACGTGTTGCGGGAAAAACGTTTATGGCCGATCCGTCTCACGAAAAACTGAGCAATGAAGCATTGAACATCTCCGGAACAAGTCGTGATGGAACAAAAGTGGCCATCACCGATGAACATCTTGATTCTGTACTTTCGTTAGTTAAGGAGAAAGATGAAGGCGTGGCTGTTGCCATTCAACTCTCTCGTCTCCTCGGTTTACGAACAGAGGAAACGATCCAGTCGGTTAAATCACTTTCGACATGGAAAAAGGCTTTGCAGAACGGAGAGAATAAAATCAGAGTGGTTTTTGGGACGAAAGGTGGAAGGCCCAGGGACACGACAATTATTAAGCGTGAAGAGACATTAAAATTATTATCTTCCGCTTTGAAGTACACAGCAGAACATAATGGAAAACTCATCGATAAACCTTCCTTACACCTTGCCATTGAGCGATACAGAAATATCGTACGTGAAGCGGGAATGGTTGGAGAGTTTGCTCCTCATAGCCTCAGGTACGCTTATACACAAGATGTGATCGGATTATATTTAGAACACGGCTTCAGTGTAAAAGAAGCTCAGGCTCTTGCTTCTATGGATTTAGGTCACGGTGATGGTCGTGGACATTATGTAGCGAGGATTTATAGCAAGACAAAATCATAG
- a CDS encoding universal stress protein, with the protein MITKILIAYDGSESAKEAMDFAFELAHHFNSELYVMAVCHLTEFGGEVEMLDFVSRTQSYFYQRMRNLRKQYPEMKKKPRLHIATGHPAEQILHYADGHGIDHIVVGHRGKKQFSQWLLGSVARQVVDHAPCPVTVTRK; encoded by the coding sequence ATGATTACAAAAATTCTGATTGCCTATGATGGTTCGGAGTCTGCAAAAGAGGCTATGGATTTCGCCTTTGAACTTGCTCATCATTTTAACAGCGAATTGTATGTTATGGCTGTTTGTCACTTAACTGAGTTTGGCGGTGAGGTTGAGATGCTGGATTTTGTGAGTCGGACACAATCCTACTTCTATCAGAGGATGAGAAATCTGAGGAAACAGTATCCGGAAATGAAAAAAAAACCTCGATTACATATTGCCACAGGGCATCCGGCAGAACAGATTCTGCATTATGCCGATGGTCATGGTATCGATCATATTGTGGTCGGTCACAGAGGAAAAAAACAGTTTTCTCAGTGGTTGTTGGGTTCAGTTGCTCGACAGGTGGTGGACCATGCCCCTTGCCCGGTAACAGTTACCCGTAAATGA
- a CDS encoding 2,3-bisphosphoglycerate-dependent phosphoglycerate mutase gives MITWQSLLPFSSGVAAICWSAIFSAEHRKKKVIKRGCQENPGNLLIRTINNNGFWVMGKIILLRHGESEWNQQNRFTGWTDVTLTRRGEEEARHAARLIKQAGIQIDSACTSVLNRAIHSLWLIMETLNLLWLPVSKTWRLNERHYGALQGMRKDEAAQQMGEELVYHWRKSYRGIPPLLAAAPQLLHREARYHHIALSDLPKGESLEMALRRVIPYWQHVIAPRVVSGLC, from the coding sequence ATGATTACGTGGCAATCGCTATTGCCCTTTTCATCGGGAGTAGCAGCCATTTGCTGGTCCGCCATTTTCTCAGCAGAACATCGAAAAAAAAAGGTTATTAAACGTGGATGCCAGGAAAACCCTGGCAATTTATTGATACGTACTATTAACAACAACGGGTTCTGGGTCATGGGAAAAATAATTTTGCTCCGACATGGCGAAAGTGAATGGAATCAGCAAAATCGTTTTACAGGATGGACAGACGTTACGCTGACCAGGAGAGGAGAAGAAGAAGCCCGACATGCAGCCAGGCTCATAAAACAGGCTGGTATACAGATAGATTCAGCCTGTACATCTGTTCTCAACCGGGCAATACATTCACTTTGGTTGATAATGGAGACACTGAACCTGTTATGGCTGCCAGTGAGTAAAACCTGGCGGTTGAATGAACGTCATTATGGCGCCCTGCAAGGGATGAGGAAAGATGAAGCGGCACAACAAATGGGCGAGGAACTGGTGTATCACTGGCGAAAAAGTTACCGAGGTATTCCGCCTTTGCTTGCGGCAGCCCCACAACTTCTCCATCGCGAAGCCCGCTATCACCATATTGCTCTGTCAGATCTCCCAAAAGGTGAAAGTCTTGAGATGGCACTACGAAGAGTTATACCTTACTGGCAGCATGTCATCGCTCCCCGCGTCGTCAGCGGGCTTTGTTGA